A part of Nocardioides sp. WS12 genomic DNA contains:
- a CDS encoding flagellar basal body-associated FliL family protein produces MTANAQNATAEPAANSGKTKKIGIVVLAIAVLAAGAWYFLLKPEGKVEPKPGEVVQLESIQVNLASGHYLRLGLALQLTETAHEADGSKALDAAIGVFSGRPVGEVNKPEMREELRAELNKELEHRYHGDVMEVYFTEFVTQ; encoded by the coding sequence ATGACCGCCAACGCCCAGAACGCCACCGCCGAGCCAGCGGCCAACTCCGGCAAGACGAAGAAGATCGGCATCGTGGTCCTTGCGATCGCTGTCCTCGCCGCCGGAGCCTGGTACTTCCTGCTCAAGCCGGAGGGCAAGGTCGAGCCGAAGCCGGGCGAGGTCGTACAACTCGAGTCGATCCAGGTCAACCTCGCGTCGGGCCACTACCTGCGGCTGGGCCTGGCCCTGCAACTGACCGAGACGGCGCACGAGGCGGACGGCAGCAAGGCGCTCGACGCAGCAATCGGTGTCTTCAGCGGCCGGCCGGTCGGCGAAGTGAACAAGCCGGAGATGCGCGAAGAACTGCGTGCCGAGCTGAACAAGGAGCTCGAGCACCGGTACCACGGTGACGTGATGGAGGTGTACTTCACCGAGTTCGTCACCCAGTAG
- a CDS encoding flagellar motor protein MotB, which translates to MSGHGAPRRRHHEEDHEEGHGGDERWLVTYADMVTLLMVLFIVMFAMSTVDEKKYQQLKEGLAVGFGREQSILSGESPISNSKGANDPADASYQMLLAQVPESQRDQVVQIMKESDRLRNERAYGDATTEVDRLLKVWKEIDKALRKQGLRDDVRATVDERGLVVSLVSQHVVFQPDMAELTDRGRRVVDTLAPVLKVLPEPIELDGHTTQEKVKPRFYPTDWELSLARAAHVLRRLEEVHGLPAPRLRATGFGHTKPLIAPALADSQKINKRVDILVLSQAPAETRALMGEAYADLRREAGLVDDEDAPPPPASDTPTTDTDHHPTASGRPGSTRQEELP; encoded by the coding sequence ATGTCCGGACACGGGGCGCCGCGTCGGCGACATCACGAGGAAGACCACGAGGAGGGCCACGGCGGCGACGAACGCTGGCTGGTCACCTACGCCGACATGGTCACCTTGTTGATGGTGCTGTTCATCGTCATGTTCGCGATGTCGACGGTCGACGAGAAGAAGTACCAGCAGCTCAAGGAAGGCCTGGCCGTCGGCTTCGGTCGCGAGCAGTCGATCCTCAGCGGCGAGAGCCCGATCAGCAACTCCAAGGGCGCAAACGACCCCGCCGACGCGTCGTACCAGATGTTGCTGGCGCAGGTCCCCGAGTCACAACGCGACCAGGTCGTGCAGATCATGAAGGAGTCCGACCGCCTCCGCAATGAGCGGGCGTACGGCGACGCGACCACCGAGGTCGACCGGCTCCTGAAGGTGTGGAAGGAGATCGACAAGGCGCTGCGCAAGCAGGGCCTGCGTGACGACGTCCGGGCGACGGTCGACGAGCGCGGCCTCGTGGTCAGCCTGGTCTCGCAGCACGTCGTCTTCCAGCCCGACATGGCTGAACTCACCGACCGCGGCCGCCGGGTGGTCGACACCCTGGCGCCCGTCCTGAAGGTCCTGCCGGAGCCGATCGAACTGGACGGCCACACCACCCAGGAGAAGGTGAAGCCGCGGTTCTACCCGACCGACTGGGAGCTCTCGCTGGCCCGCGCCGCGCACGTGCTCCGCCGACTCGAGGAGGTCCACGGCCTCCCCGCTCCACGACTGCGCGCCACCGGGTTCGGTCACACCAAGCCGCTGATCGCCCCGGCCCTCGCCGACTCGCAGAAGATCAACAAGCGCGTCGACATCCTCGTGCTCAGCCAGGCGCCGGCCGAGACCCGTGCCCTGATGGGCGAGGCGTACGCCGACCTCCGCCGCGAAGCCGGGCTCGTCGACGACGAGGACGCTCCGCCGCCGCCCGCCAGCGACACCCCCACGACAGACACCGACCACCACCCGACGGCCTCCGGCCGACCCGGCAGTACCCGCCAGGAGGAACTCCCGTGA
- a CDS encoding MotA/TolQ/ExbB proton channel family protein has translation MKDIATPVGIVAGLVIIVVANMMEGGNPMSLLLLPPMLLVLGTTIMVTVAGGTMADAKAAGKNIGRAMSGKVEPADALVPQVVSLAERARREGLLALEDSLRDIDDPFLVKGVTMAIDGTDPDDVRDILEAELRAKKRDDKQAAKFFGDAGAYAPTIGIIGTVMGLVHVLENLASPEELGHLIAGAFVATLWGVMSANVIWLPLSSRLKRIGELECARMEVAIEGVAAIQAGANPRLVAEKLRSLLPTGTAEREAA, from the coding sequence GTGAAGGACATCGCCACCCCGGTCGGAATCGTCGCCGGTCTGGTCATCATCGTCGTCGCCAACATGATGGAGGGCGGCAACCCGATGAGCCTGCTGCTCCTGCCGCCGATGCTGCTGGTGCTCGGTACGACGATCATGGTGACCGTCGCCGGCGGCACGATGGCGGACGCGAAGGCAGCCGGCAAGAACATCGGCCGCGCGATGAGCGGAAAGGTCGAGCCCGCCGACGCACTCGTCCCCCAGGTGGTCAGCCTCGCTGAGCGGGCCCGGCGCGAAGGTCTTCTGGCGCTCGAGGACAGCCTGCGCGACATCGACGACCCGTTCCTGGTCAAGGGCGTCACGATGGCGATCGACGGCACCGACCCGGACGACGTACGCGACATCCTCGAAGCCGAGCTGCGCGCGAAGAAGCGCGATGACAAGCAGGCTGCGAAGTTCTTCGGCGACGCCGGCGCCTACGCGCCCACCATCGGCATCATCGGCACCGTCATGGGCCTGGTCCACGTCCTGGAGAACCTCGCCAGCCCCGAGGAGCTCGGCCACCTCATCGCCGGCGCGTTCGTCGCGACGCTGTGGGGTGTCATGTCGGCCAACGTGATCTGGCTGCCGCTCTCCAGCCGGCTCAAGCGGATCGGCGAGCTCGAGTGCGCCCGGATGGAAGTCGCCATCGAGGGCGTCGCCGCCATCCAGGCCGGTGCCAACCCGCGCCTGGTCGCCGAGAAGCTCCGCTCGCTCCTGCCCACCGGAACGGCCGAGCGGGAGGCCGCCTGA
- a CDS encoding flagellar FlbD family protein → MISLTRLSGTVFLLNADLIERVDCTPDTVVTLVDGTKYLVSEPLDAVLESIVRYRALIVARSALPDAVVIPPVGSSVPRPARLSAVPLTDRHRGGIQ, encoded by the coding sequence GTGATTTCGTTGACCCGACTGTCAGGAACCGTGTTCCTGCTCAACGCCGATCTGATCGAGCGTGTCGACTGCACGCCCGACACGGTGGTGACGCTCGTCGACGGCACCAAGTATCTCGTGTCCGAGCCGCTGGACGCCGTCCTCGAATCGATCGTCCGCTACCGGGCCCTGATCGTGGCTCGCTCCGCGCTTCCGGACGCCGTCGTGATCCCGCCCGTGGGCTCCAGCGTCCCCCGACCTGCTCGTCTGAGCGCCGTCCCGTTGACCGACCGCCACCGTGGAGGAATCCAGTGA